A stretch of the Streptomyces ortus genome encodes the following:
- a CDS encoding zinc-binding dehydrogenase has protein sequence MFAAYAARIDRDQPLNGLELGDRPAPAPRPGWTTVNVKAASLNHHDLWSLRGVGLAEDKLPMILGCDAAGIDEDGNEVVLHSVIGQTGHGVGPKEPRSILTERYQGTFAEQVSVPTWNVLPKPAELSFEEAACLPTAWLTAYRMLFTNAGVRPGDSVLVQGAGGGVATAAIALGKAAGLRVFATSRDEAKRKRALELGAVEALESGARLPHRVDAVIETVGAATWSHSVKSLKPGGTLVISGATSGDRPPHAELTRIFFLELKVVGSTMGTKDELEDLLSFCAATGVRPVIDEVLLLDRAREGFERMESGGLFGKVVLTAS, from the coding sequence ATGTTCGCCGCCTACGCCGCCCGTATCGACCGCGACCAGCCCCTGAACGGCCTTGAACTGGGTGACCGCCCCGCCCCCGCGCCACGCCCCGGCTGGACGACCGTGAACGTCAAGGCCGCCTCCCTGAACCATCACGACCTCTGGTCGCTGCGCGGGGTCGGCCTCGCCGAGGACAAGCTGCCGATGATCCTCGGCTGCGACGCCGCGGGGATCGACGAGGACGGCAACGAAGTCGTCCTGCACTCCGTCATCGGCCAGACGGGCCACGGGGTCGGCCCGAAGGAGCCACGCTCCATCCTCACCGAGCGCTACCAGGGCACCTTCGCGGAGCAGGTCTCGGTCCCCACCTGGAACGTCCTGCCCAAGCCCGCCGAGCTCTCCTTCGAAGAGGCGGCCTGCCTGCCCACCGCCTGGCTGACCGCGTACCGCATGCTCTTCACCAACGCGGGTGTACGCCCCGGTGACTCGGTTCTCGTCCAGGGAGCCGGCGGTGGTGTCGCCACGGCCGCGATCGCACTCGGGAAGGCGGCGGGGCTCCGCGTCTTCGCCACCAGCCGGGACGAGGCGAAGCGCAAGCGCGCCCTGGAACTCGGTGCCGTCGAAGCCCTGGAGTCCGGCGCCCGCCTGCCGCACCGCGTGGACGCCGTCATCGAGACCGTCGGCGCCGCCACCTGGTCCCACTCGGTCAAGTCCCTGAAGCCGGGCGGCACCCTGGTCATCTCGGGTGCCACCAGCGGTGACCGGCCCCCGCACGCCGAACTGACCCGCATCTTCTTCCTCGAACTCAAGGTCGTCGGTTCCACGATGGGCACGAAGGACGAGCTGGAGGATCTGCTGTCCTTCTGCGCCGCCACCGGCGTACGCCCCGTCATCGACGAGGTCCTCCTGCTGGACCGGGCCCGTGAGGGCTTCGAGCGGATGGAGTCCGGCGGACTCTTCGGCAAGGTCGTGCTCACCGCCTCCTGA